From Dehalococcoidia bacterium, one genomic window encodes:
- the acpP gene encoding acyl carrier protein, with protein MASILEKIQEITAEKLSVDIEDVNPDSSFTEDLEADSLDVVELIMALEEEFSTDDNAIEISDEDAENIKTVQDAVDYITSKGAN; from the coding sequence ATGGCTTCAATTTTAGAAAAAATTCAAGAAATTACAGCAGAAAAATTAAGTGTTGATATAGAGGATGTAAATCCTGATTCATCATTCACAGAGGATTTAGAAGCGGATTCTTTGGATGTTGTAGAACTAATTATGGCATTAGAAGAAGAATTTAGTACAGATGATAACGCTATAGAAATTTCTGATGAAGATGCAGAAAATATAAAAACTGTACAAGATGCAGTTGATTATATAACCTCAAAAGGTGCCAATTAA
- the ruvC gene encoding crossover junction endodeoxyribonuclease RuvC — protein MNILGVDPSLSNTGYGMLKFKKNQYFPIEGGVIKTKSTDSLEKRLSIIFDEFSLIVKKYIPDAIAVEDLHSRPKFAKTSILMGHARGVILSTAGLHNIKVFNYQPTQAKNLVTGSGRADKKQIMISVSKILNNENLLKNEHVADAFSIAICHSIVSKAKIN, from the coding sequence ATGAATATTTTAGGTGTAGACCCAAGTCTTTCAAACACAGGGTATGGGATGCTTAAGTTTAAAAAAAATCAATACTTTCCTATAGAGGGAGGCGTGATAAAAACTAAAAGCACCGATTCTCTTGAAAAAAGACTTTCAATAATATTTGATGAGTTTTCTTTAATTGTTAAGAAATATATACCTGATGCCATAGCAGTTGAAGATTTACATTCAAGACCAAAATTTGCTAAAACTTCCATATTAATGGGTCATGCTAGGGGAGTAATTTTATCTACAGCAGGATTGCACAATATAAAGGTATTTAATTATCAACCTACACAAGCAAAAAATTTAGTTACTGGATCTGGTAGAGCGGATAAAAAACAAATTATGATTTCTGTTTCAAAAATTCTGAATAATGAAAATTTACTTAAGAATGAGCATGTAGCTGATGCATTTTCAATTGCTATCTGTCATTCTATAGTTAGTAAAGCAAAAATAAATTAA
- the nusB gene encoding transcription antitermination factor NusB, which produces MEKIQDNLNLSVDAEFIAEEKTDSIFGTTLARAAVVQSLFENEITNSNPLERIKNLGFYKKLNSSKKKMALSLLEYSMNNKSAIDQKILSHIDDSNLERIPKTDLSILRMAISELSSNIYTPVGVVVNEAVKLGNVFGSDSSKSFINGVLNSMVR; this is translated from the coding sequence ATGGAAAAAATTCAAGATAATCTAAATTTAAGTGTAGATGCTGAATTTATTGCTGAAGAAAAAACTGATTCTATATTTGGAACAACTCTTGCAAGAGCCGCTGTGGTTCAATCATTATTCGAGAATGAAATAACAAATTCAAATCCTCTAGAAAGAATTAAGAACTTAGGATTCTATAAAAAATTAAATTCATCTAAAAAAAAGATGGCATTATCATTATTGGAATACTCAATGAATAATAAGTCTGCTATAGATCAAAAGATATTAAGTCATATAGATGATAGTAATTTAGAGAGGATTCCAAAAACAGACCTTTCTATACTAAGAATGGCAATATCAGAATTGAGTTCTAACATTTATACACCGGTCGGAGTTGTAGTAAATGAGGCAGTAAAGCTAGGAAATGTTTTTGGCTCAGATTCGTCAAAAAGCTTTATAAATGGTGTATTAAATTCTATGGTAAGATAG
- the fabD gene encoding ACP S-malonyltransferase: MNKEKVAFIFPGQASQTPGMGLDLYKNSKAAREVFDEADEILGRKLSNVIFEGSKEELTKTENAQPSIATVSIAAWRAIESEMGTIQIPNYTAGHSLGEYSSLATAGSLSIKDTIKLVSIRGELMEKACTDSPGGMSAIIGIDENSVREVCSQTGTYLSNINTSNQIIISGKKENLTNAMDLASRLGAKRAIPLPVGGAFHSALMSSAQNELNDVIDNTNFQDAVVPIVANTDARPITSKELVKEELKNQLQNCVLWNDSIGFMTDNNVDTFYEIGPGNVLAGMVKRINSDLTVKNISNYSQVLDYVESRN; the protein is encoded by the coding sequence ATGAATAAAGAAAAAGTCGCATTCATTTTTCCTGGACAAGCATCTCAAACTCCTGGAATGGGTCTTGATTTGTATAAAAACAGTAAAGCTGCAAGAGAAGTTTTTGATGAAGCCGATGAAATATTAGGTAGAAAACTTTCAAATGTAATTTTTGAGGGTTCTAAAGAAGAACTTACCAAAACAGAAAACGCTCAACCATCAATTGCAACTGTTTCAATAGCTGCATGGAGAGCTATCGAATCAGAAATGGGCACAATACAAATTCCAAATTATACTGCAGGTCATAGTTTAGGTGAATATAGCTCTCTAGCAACCGCAGGCTCACTCAGTATTAAAGATACCATTAAACTAGTCTCCATTAGAGGTGAACTTATGGAAAAAGCTTGCACTGATTCACCTGGTGGAATGTCAGCTATTATAGGAATTGATGAAAATTCAGTTAGAGAAGTTTGCTCTCAGACCGGAACCTATCTTTCAAATATTAATACTTCAAATCAAATTATAATTTCTGGAAAGAAAGAAAACTTAACAAATGCTATGGATTTAGCTTCAAGATTGGGAGCTAAGAGAGCAATACCTTTGCCAGTAGGTGGAGCATTTCATTCTGCATTGATGTCGTCTGCTCAAAACGAACTCAATGATGTAATTGATAATACAAACTTCCAAGATGCTGTTGTACCTATCGTTGCTAACACTGATGCTAGGCCCATTACTAGCAAAGAATTAGTAAAAGAAGAATTAAAAAACCAATTACAAAACTGTGTTCTTTGGAATGACTCAATAGGGTTTATGACAGATAACAATGTAGATACTTTTTATGAAATTGGTCCTGGTAACGTGCTCGCAGGAATGGTAAAAAGAATCAATTCAGACCTTACTGTAAAAAATATTAGTAACTACAGCCAAGTACTTGATTATGTAGAATCAAGGAATTAA